A region of Arabidopsis thaliana chromosome 5, partial sequence DNA encodes the following proteins:
- a CDS encoding Prolyl oligopeptidase family protein (Prolyl oligopeptidase family protein; FUNCTIONS IN: serine-type peptidase activity, serine-type endopeptidase activity; INVOLVED IN: proteolysis; LOCATED IN: membrane; EXPRESSED IN: 15 plant structures; EXPRESSED DURING: 6 growth stages; CONTAINS InterPro DOMAIN/s: Peptidase S9, prolyl oligopeptidase, catalytic domain (InterPro:IPR001375), Peptidase S9A, oligopeptidase, N-terminal beta-propeller (InterPro:IPR004106), Peptidase S9A, prolyl oligopeptidase (InterPro:IPR002470); BEST Arabidopsis thaliana protein match is: Prolyl oligopeptidase family protein (TAIR:AT1G69020.1); Has 1807 Blast hits to 1807 proteins in 277 species: Archae - 0; Bacteria - 0; Metazoa - 736; Fungi - 347; Plants - 385; Viruses - 0; Other Eukaryotes - 339 (source: NCBI BLink).): MLSNLSRTFSRHNCRFRRQQCRCYKPPKSPPPPPPPPALPKPPKKPQSFTFHDATWEDPYSWMSKLEDKVAMRHMDIYMEQEEKYTEAVLADTDRIQTKLQSEMASRLSFELSTPPLRWGPWLYYRRVEEGKQYPVLCRRLASLHEEFISHKSPAAGFDYTSGKRIEQKLLDYNQEAERFGGYAYEEMSEISPDHKFLAYTMYDKDNDYFKLCVRNLNSGALCSKPHADRVSNIAWAKNGQALLYVVTDQKKRPCRIYCSTIGSTDEDVLLHEEFEGNVHVNIRHTKDFHFVTVNTFSTTFSKVFLINAADPFSGLALVWEHNAPAHCIIEHHQGFLYLFTNASNDGGTVDHHYLLRSPVHFSSCQRIWETVFINDPELIIEDVDFCKKHLSLIVKEMQSFKICVVDLPLKTKRVPVHLRDIKPRYLPLPKHVSQIFPGTNYDFNSPTMRFTISSLVMPDAVVDYDLLNGKWNIVQQQNMLHERTRVLYGTANSTESPNIPSGTRTVSFDTEDTTAENDNLWNDLTEFYACDYHEVSSHDGAMVPLSIVYSRAQKEENQKPGLLHVHGAYGEMLDKRWRSELKSLLDRGWVLAYADVRGGGGKGKKWHQDGRGAKKLNSIKDYIQCAKYLVENNIVEENKLAGWGYSAGGLVVASAINHCPDLFQAAVLKVPFLDPTHTLIYPILPLTAEDYEEFGYPGDINDFHAIREYSPYDNIPKDVLYPAVLVTSSFNTRFGVWEAAKWVARVRDNTFNDPERPVLLNLTTDIVEENRFLQTKESALEIAFLIKMMES; encoded by the exons ATGTTGAGCAATCTCTCTCGGACCTTTTCCCGTCATAATTGCCGTTTCCGGCGACAACAATGTCGCTGTTACAAGCCTCCGAAGtctccaccgcctcctccaccaccaccagcaTTACCAAAACCGCCGAAGAAGCCGCAGAGTTTCACCTTCCACGACGCGACGTGGGAGGATCCATACAGTTGGATGTCTAAGCTGGAAGATAAAGTGGCGATGAGGCATATGGATATCTATATGGAGCAAGAGGAGAAGTATACCGAAGCCGTTTTGGCTGATACTGATCGGATTCAGACCAAGCTTCAGTCTGAAATGGCTTCTCGTTTGTCCTTTGAGCTCTCCACGCCTCCTCTTCGTTGGGGACCTTG GTTGTATTATAGAAGGGTTGAAGAAGGGAAGCAGTATCCAGTACTGTGTAGGAGGCTAGCGAGCTTGCACGAGGAGTTCATTTCTCATAAGTCTCCTGCTGCAGGGTTTGATTACACATCTGGGAAGAGGATTGAGCAGAAGCTGCTTGATTACAATCAGGAAGCTGAGAGATTTGGAG GTTATGCTTATGAGGAAATGTCAGAGATATCTCCTGACCATAAATTTCTAGCATATACTATGTATGATAAGGATAACGATTACTTTAAGTTGTGTGTGAGAAACTTGAATTCTGGAGCTTTATGTAGTAAGCCTCACGCAGATCGTGTCTCTAACATAGCGTGGGCAAAGAATGGGCAGGCTTTGCTCTATGTCGTTACTGATCAGAAAAAACGGCCATGCAG GATATATTGTAGCACGATCGGGTCAACGGATGAAGATGTTTTGCTTCACGAAGAATTCGAGGGCAATGTTCACGTTAACATAAGACATACAAAAGATTTCCACTTTGTAACTGTAAATACATTCTCTACTACGTTTTCAAAG GTCTTTCTGATAAATGCAGCTGACCCATTTTCTGGTTTGGCATTGGTTTGGGAACACAATGCTCCAGCCCACTGCATAATCGAGCATCATCAGGGATTCCTGTATTTATTTACAAATGCTTCCAATGACGGTGGAACAGTCGACCATCATTATCTTCTCCGAAGTCCTGTTCACTTCTCTTCCTGTCAAAGGATCTGGGAG ACAGTTTTTATCAACGACCCTGAATTAATCATAGAGGATGTTGATTTCTGCAAAAAACATCTATCCCTTATTGTGAAGGAAATGCAGAGCTTTAAAATTTGTGTGGTTGATCTACCTCTTAAGACAAAGCGG GTACCTGTCCATCTGAGAGATATTAAACCTCgttatcttcctcttccaaaGCATGTTTCTCAAATCTTTCCTGGCACAAACTACGACTTCAATTCTCCAACAATGCGGTTTACAATTTCTTCTCTGGTG ATGCCTGATGCAGTGGTTGATTACGATCTATTAAATGGAAAATGGAATATAGTACAGCAGCAAAACATGCTTCACGAAAGAACACGGGTTTTATATGGCACTGCAAACTCCACCGAGAGCCCTAATATACCCTCAGGCACCAGAACTGTCAGTTTTGATACTGAGGATACTACTGCCGAGAATGACAACTTGTGGAATGACTTGACTGAGTTTTACGCTTGTGATTACCATGAAGTATCTTCTCATGATGGAGCCATGGTTCCATTAAGTATTGTTTACTCAAGAGCTCAGAAAGAGGAGAATCAAAAACCTGGTCTACTTCATGTTCATGGTGCTTACGGTGAAATGCTTGATAAGAGATGGCGTAGTGAACTTAAAAGCCTCCTAGATCGTGGCTGGGTACTCGCATATGCAGACGTTAG AGGTGGAGGTGGGAAAGGAAAGAAGTGGCATCAAGACGGAAGAGGCGCGAAGAAACTTAACTCCATTAAAGATTACATTCAATGTGCCAAGTACCTTGTTGAGAACAATAtagtagaagaaaacaagcTTGCTGGTTGGGGATACAGTGCTGGAGGACTCGTTGTTGCTTCAGCTATCAATCATTGCCCCGATCTCTTCCAAGCTGCGGTTCTAAAG GTTCCTTTTCTTGATCCAACTCATACTCTAATATATCCAATACTACCATTAACGGCAGAAGATTACGAAGAGTTTGGATATCCAGGAGATATCAATGATTTTCACGCTATACGTGAATACTCACCTTATGACAACATTCCTAAGGATGTTCTTTATCCAGCTGTTTTAGTCACTTCCTCATTCAATACTAG ATTTGGTGTTTGGGAAGCTGCGAAATGGGTTGCAAGAGTCCGTGACAATACCTTCAATGACCCTGAACGACCGGTCTTACTCAACTTGACGACTGacattgttgaagaaaacCGGTTCTTACAGACTAAGGAATCTGCATTAGAAATCGCATTTCTCATAAAGATGATGGAatcttga
- a CDS encoding P-loop containing nucleoside triphosphate hydrolases superfamily protein (P-loop containing nucleoside triphosphate hydrolases superfamily protein; FUNCTIONS IN: GTP binding; INVOLVED IN: SRP-dependent cotranslational protein targeting to membrane; LOCATED IN: signal recognition particle, endoplasmic reticulum targeting; EXPRESSED IN: sperm cell; CONTAINS InterPro DOMAIN/s: Signal recognition particle, SRP54 subunit, GTPase (InterPro:IPR000897); BEST Arabidopsis thaliana protein match is: Signal recognition particle, SRP54 subunit protein (TAIR:AT1G48900.2); Has 4395 Blast hits to 4395 proteins in 1809 species: Archae - 370; Bacteria - 2960; Metazoa - 150; Fungi - 154; Plants - 148; Viruses - 0; Other Eukaryotes - 613 (source: NCBI BLink).): protein MALEEVRGRIGRSFEEMNKTSNMDCTKLKSCLNEITCALLDADIPRLAVDEIETKSLEIINLPKAPKKKGALIYMMMLQELSSKLDPGKSALIRGKLEPSIVMFIGLRGVDKTKTCAKYARYHRKKGFRPALVCADTFKFDAFVRLNKAAKDEVPVYARYIYIEYFKLKLLSGVS from the exons ATGGCGTTGGAGGAAGTGAGGGGTCGGATAGGCCGGTCTTTTGAAGAGATGAATAAAACAAGCAACATGGACTGCACGAAACTGAAGAGTTGCTTGAACGAGATCACATGCGCTTTGCTTGACGCCGATATTCCTAGATTGGCCGTGGATGAGATTGAGACGAAAAGTCTGGAAATTATCAATCTGCCTAAGGCGCCCAAGAAGAAGGGTGCCCTAATCTACATG ATGATGTTACAGGAGCTCTCTAGTAAGCTAGATCCGGGAAAATCTGCACTCATTCGGGGAAAGCTTGAACCTAGCATAGTCATGTTCATCGGATTACGAG GTGTTGACAAGACCAAAACGTGTGCCAAGTATGCTCGTTACCACCGGAAGAAGGGATTCAGACCAGCTTTAGTGTGTGCTGATACTTTCAAGTTCGATGCTTTTGTCCGTCTCAACAAGGCTGCCAAAGATGAGGTTCCAGTTTACgcaaggtatatatatattgagtaTTTCAAGCTGAAGCTTTTGTCAGGAGTCTCTTGA
- a CDS encoding AP2/B3-like transcriptional factor family protein (AP2/B3-like transcriptional factor family protein; FUNCTIONS IN: DNA binding, sequence-specific DNA binding transcription factor activity; INVOLVED IN: regulation of transcription, DNA-dependent; LOCATED IN: endomembrane system; EXPRESSED IN: sperm cell, root, flower, egg cell; EXPRESSED DURING: 4 anthesis; CONTAINS InterPro DOMAIN/s: Transcriptional factor B3 (InterPro:IPR003340); BEST Arabidopsis thaliana protein match is: AP2/B3-like transcriptional factor family protein (TAIR:AT3G06160.2); Has 1807 Blast hits to 1807 proteins in 277 species: Archae - 0; Bacteria - 0; Metazoa - 736; Fungi - 347; Plants - 385; Viruses - 0; Other Eukaryotes - 339 (source: NCBI BLink).), translating into MVDLSKDLQFFKVFLPEFGSHELVIPPAFIDMLEKPLPKEAFLVDEIGRLWCVETKTEDTEERFCVFFTKGWQSFANDQSLEFGDFLVFSYDGDSRFSVTIFANDGCKKDVGVVSTTDRSRVSLDEEEPDDIFTKPDRMRDCDCGQSINRKRKRDSVNEDPHVLVDDKPEYVSTYKTKPEHSEKTQRTVNRAGDTCDISWFPEKKHNGFEESVYKPKHPHFVRNITRGSLQKLELPLTFLRSNGIELEEDIELCDESGKKWPLKILNHDRGFKFSHESWLCFCKSHEMILTNKCLFEFIVPSNGRCSEILVRIVSGRLPTTMTKNNYQVIDMQP; encoded by the exons ATGGTTGATCTCAGTAAAGACTTACAATTTTTCAAGGTCTTTCTCCCTGAATTCGGTTCTCACGAACTG GTGATTCCTCCTGCATTCATCGATATGTTAGAGAAACCATTACCTAAAGAAGCGTTCTTAGTCGATGAGATTGGACGGTTATGGTGTGTAGAGACTAAAACAGAAGATACAGAAGAAAGATTCTGTGTTTTCTTCACAAAAGGTTGGCAAAGTTTCGCAAACGATCAATCTCTTGAATTTGGAGACTTCCTTGTCTTCAGCTACGACGGCGATTCCAGATTCTCCGTTACGATTTTCGCTAATGACGGATGTAAAAAAGATGTTGGTGTCGTCTCAACCACGGatagatctagggtttctctTGATGAGGAAGAACCGGATGATATTTTTACTAAACCGGATCGTATGAGAGATTGTGATTGTGGCCAGAGCATTAACCGGAAACGGAAACGCGATTCGGTTAATGAAGACCCTCACGTACTGGTTGATGATAAACCGGAGTATGTTTCAActtacaaaaccaaaccggaGCATAGTGAAAAGACTCAGAGAACAGTTAACCGGGCTGGAG ATACTTGTGACATATCATGGTTTCCAGAGAAGAAACACAATGGATTTGAAGAATCGGTTTACAAACCCAAGCATCCGCATTTTGTTAGGAATATCACAAGAGGTTCACTTCAGAAATTG GAATTACCGTTAACTTTTCTGAGATCGAACGGGATTGAATTGGAGGAAGATATTGAGCTTTGTGATGAAAGTGGAAAGAAGTGGCCTTTGAAGATTCTGAATCACGACAGAGGATTCAAGTTCTCGCATGAATCATGGTTGTGTTTCTGTAAAAGCCATGAGATGATACTGACCAATAAGTGTCTATTTGAGTTTATTGTCCCAAGTAATGGGAGATGCAGTGAGATTCTAGTTCGTATTGTCAGTGGGAGATTGCCTACCACTatgaccaaaaataattacCAAGTTATTGATATGCAACCttaa
- a CDS encoding uncharacterized protein (unknown protein; Has 30201 Blast hits to 17322 proteins in 780 species: Archae - 12; Bacteria - 1396; Metazoa - 17338; Fungi - 3422; Plants - 5037; Viruses - 0; Other Eukaryotes - 2996 (source: NCBI BLink).), which yields MEFATSKGEEILKDEQVSKQLHLISSETQTQTLNKKAVLNRIRNHKCIHKIKSLLHTTAANNGATVDADYYRWIDSGDVFSCP from the coding sequence ATGGAATTTGCGACTTCGAAAGGAGAGGAGATTTTGAAAGATGAGCAAGTGTCCAAGCAGCTACACCTGATATCGTCTGaaacgcaaacgcaaacgctGAACAAAAAAGCCGTTCTAAACCGCATCCGCAACCACAAATGTATTCACAAAATCAAGAGTCTTCTTCACACCACCGCGGCTAACAACGGAGCCACCGTCGACGCTGATTATTATCGGTGGATTGATAGCGGCGATGTCTTTTCTTGTCCGTGA
- the RKD3 gene encoding RWP-RK domain-containing protein (RWP-RK domain-containing protein; CONTAINS InterPro DOMAIN/s: Plant regulator RWP-RK (InterPro:IPR003035); BEST Arabidopsis thaliana protein match is: RWP-RK domain-containing protein (TAIR:AT1G74480.1); Has 1807 Blast hits to 1807 proteins in 277 species: Archae - 0; Bacteria - 0; Metazoa - 736; Fungi - 347; Plants - 385; Viruses - 0; Other Eukaryotes - 339 (source: NCBI BLink).), with translation MADQRPLMTWLEANNYESFLQEDIFSFLDQSLFVDPHSSFIDPFKDFQTQNWFSLQDSIVNHISTTFAADHTFLASLDLEAISSTFSLDISSGWWNENNGNYNNQVEPNLDEISRTNTMGDPNMEQILHEDVNTMKEKTSQKRIIMKRRYREDGVINNMSREMMKQYFYMPITKAAKELNIGVTLLKKRCRELGIPRWPHRKLTSLNALIANLKDLLGNTKGRTPKSKLRNALELLEMEKKMIEEVPDLEFGDKTKRLRQACFKAKYKRRRLFSSSS, from the exons ATGGCTGATCAAAGACCTCTAATGACCTGGTTAGAGGCCAACAACTATGAATCATTCCTTCAAGAAGACATATTCTCGTTTCTCGATCAATCACTTTTCGTCGATCCTCACAG CTCTTTCATTGACCCTTTTAAGGATTTTCAAACCCAAAATTGGTTTTCTCTCCAAGACAGCATTGTTAATCATATATCTACTACCTTTGCGGCTGATCATACGTTTCTGGCTTCACTTGATCTTGAAGCTATCTCTAGTACTTTCTCTctag ATATATCGAGTGGATGGTGGAACGAGAATAATGGTAACTACAATAACCAGGTCGAACCAAACCTTGATGAAATTTCAAGAACTAATACCATGGGAGATCCAAATATGGAGCAAATATTGCATGAAGATGTTAACacaatgaaagagaaaacaagcCAGAAGAGGATAATTATGAAGAGGCGATATAGAGAAGATGGAGTCATCAATAATATGTCAAGGGAAATGATGAAGCAGTACTTCTACATGCCGATAACTAAAGCAGCCAAGGAGCTTAACATTGGTGTAACCCTCTTGAAGAAAAGATGTCGTGAGTTAGGTATTCCTCGTTGGCCTCACCGTAAGCTCACGAGCCTAAACGCTCTAATTGCTAATCTCAAG GACTTGTTAGGGAACACGAAGGGGAGAACGCCCAAGAGTAAGCTGAGGAACGCTTTGGAGCttttggagatggagaagaagatgattgagGAAGTTCCCGATTTGGAATTTGGGGATAAGACTAAGAGGTTAAGACAGGCTTGCTTCAAGGCTAAATACAAACGGAGAAGgctcttctcatcttcttcatga
- a CDS encoding Integrase-type DNA-binding superfamily protein (Integrase-type DNA-binding superfamily protein; FUNCTIONS IN: DNA binding, sequence-specific DNA binding transcription factor activity; INVOLVED IN: regulation of transcription, DNA-dependent; LOCATED IN: nucleus, chloroplast; CONTAINS InterPro DOMAIN/s: DNA-binding, integrase-type (InterPro:IPR016177), Pathogenesis-related transcriptional factor/ERF, DNA-binding (InterPro:IPR001471); BEST Arabidopsis thaliana protein match is: Integrase-type DNA-binding superfamily protein (TAIR:AT5G67010.1); Has 4646 Blast hits to 4643 proteins in 217 species: Archae - 0; Bacteria - 0; Metazoa - 0; Fungi - 0; Plants - 4641; Viruses - 0; Other Eukaryotes - 5 (source: NCBI BLink).) has product MLTPFCSSHHLQEKMNSCQSNPTKMDNSENVLFNDQNENFTLVAPHPSSSYLTRDQEHEIMVSALRQVISNSGADDASSSNLIITSVPPPDAGPCPLCGVAGCYGCTLQRPHREVKKEKKYKGVRKKPSGKWAAEIWDPRSKSRRWLGTFLTAEMAAQSYNDAAAEYRARRGKTNGEGIKRRWR; this is encoded by the coding sequence ATGCTCACTCCCTTTTGTTCTTCACACCATTTGCAGGAAAAAATGAATAGTTGTCAGTCTAATCCCACCAAAATGGATAATTCAGAAAATGTTCTATTTAATGATCAAAACGAAAATTTCACACTTGTTGCACCACACCCTTCTTCTTCGTACTTGACAAGAGATCAAGAGCACGAGATCATGGTCTCTGCTCTGCGACAAGTGATATCTAACTCCGGAGCTGACGACGCGTCATCATCAAACTTGATCATCACAAGCGTTCCGCCTCCAGACGCTGGCCCTTGTCCTCTCTGTGGCGTCGCCGGTTGCTACGGCTGCACATTACAACGGCCGCACCGAGAGgtaaagaaggagaagaaatacAAAGGAGTAAGGAAAAAACCATCGGGTAAATGGGCGGCGGAGATATGGGATCCGAGATCGAAATCAAGGAGGTGGCTTGGAACGTTTCTTACGGCGGAGATGGCGGCACAATCTTACAATGATGCGGCGGCTGAGTATCGAGCAAGACGTGGTAAAACAAACGGAGAAGGAATTAAACGGCGGTGGAGATGA
- a CDS encoding Integrase-type DNA-binding superfamily protein (Integrase-type DNA-binding superfamily protein; FUNCTIONS IN: DNA binding, sequence-specific DNA binding transcription factor activity; INVOLVED IN: regulation of transcription, DNA-dependent; LOCATED IN: nucleus; CONTAINS InterPro DOMAIN/s: DNA-binding, integrase-type (InterPro:IPR016177), Pathogenesis-related transcriptional factor/ERF, DNA-binding (InterPro:IPR001471); BEST Arabidopsis thaliana protein match is: Integrase-type DNA-binding superfamily protein (TAIR:AT2G20350.1); Has 1807 Blast hits to 1807 proteins in 277 species: Archae - 0; Bacteria - 0; Metazoa - 736; Fungi - 347; Plants - 385; Viruses - 0; Other Eukaryotes - 339 (source: NCBI BLink).) — translation MDYSENVQNKNFTPISQPPNLTRDQEHAIMVSTLRQVISNTGGDTSSSHYIAASEALPPSDAGPCPLCGVTSCYGCAFPQHEEIKQEKKHKGVRKKPSGKWSAEIWDPSTRTRRWLGTFPTAEMAADAYDEAAAALVEKRSARRGSKKGEGSIHQEVGGGDD, via the exons atggattattcagaaaatgttcaaaacaaaaatttcaccCCTATTTCACAACCTCCTAACTTGACAAGAGACCAAGAACATGCTATCATGGTTTCTACTTTGCGACAAGTGATATCCAACACTGGAGGTGATACGTCATCATCTCACTACATTGCTGCAAGTGAGGCTCTTCCACCTTCGGACGCTGGCCCTTGTCCTCTTTGCGGCGTCACCAGTTGCTACGGGTGCGCATTCCCACAGCATGAAGAGATTAAGCAGGAGAAGAAGCATAAAGGAGTGAGGAAGAAGCCATCAG GAAAATGGTCGGCGGAAATATGGGATCCGAGTACAAGAACAAGGAGGTGGCTTGGAACGTTTCCGACGGCAGAGATGGCAGCGGATGCTTACGATGAGGCAGCGGCTGCGCTTGTCGAAAAAAGATCAGCGAGACGTGGCTCAAAGAAGGGAGAAGGAAGCATTCACCAAGAAGTCGGCGGCGGAGATGACTGA